The Orcinus orca chromosome 4, mOrcOrc1.1, whole genome shotgun sequence genome includes a region encoding these proteins:
- the NIPAL1 gene encoding magnesium transporter NIPA3, which yields MGGQVRLPPGEPCREGYVLSLICPNASQAWCEITRVSQLLASPVLYRDLNSSITNCSISANAENKYSLYVGLVLAISSSIFIGSSFILKKKGLLQLANRGVTRAGQGGYSYLKEWLWWAGLLSMGAGEAANFAAYAFAPATLVTPLGALSVLISALLSSYFLNEHLNIHGKIGCILSILGSTVMVIHAPQEEEVASLHEMEMKLRDPGFISFAVIITVISLVLILIVAPKKGQTNILVYISICSLIGAFSVSSVKGLGIAIKELLEWKPIYKHPLVFVLLAVLVLSVTTQINYLNKALDTFNTSLVTPIYYVFFTSMVVTCSTILFQEWYGMNAGDIIGTLSGFFTIINGIFLLHAFKNTDITWSDLTSTTQKEVLSLNGNEDKYVLLENVECSAPGYDDDITLFSRTDDQSP from the exons ATGGGAGGCCAGGTGAGGCTGCCACCCGGAGAGCCCTGCCGAGAAG GCTACGTGCTGTCTCTGATCTGTCCGAATGCCTCCCAGGCTTGGTGTGAGATCACACGTGTGTCACAGCTGCTGGCTTCTCCTGTCCTCTACAGGGACCTGAATTCCAGCATAACCAACTGCAGCATTTCTGCAAATGCAGAGAACAAATACAGTCTTTATGTAGGCCTGGTACTGGCAATAAGTTCCAGTATTTTTATTGGCTCCAGTTTCATCTTGAAAAAAAAGGGCCTCTTACAACTGGCCAACAGGGGCGTTACTAGAGCTG GACAAGGTGGATATTCTTACCTCAAGGAATGGCTCTGGTGGGCAGGATTACTCTCAA TGGGAGCAGGCGAGGCTGCGAATTTTGCAGCTTATGCTTTTGCACCTGCCACCTTGGTCACCCCACTGGGCGCACTGAGTGTTCTCATAAG TGCACTGTTgtcttcctattttttaaatgagcactTGAACATTCATGGAAAAATAGGCTGCATATTAAGTATATTGGGGTCAACTGTGATGGTTATCCATGCCCCACAAGAAGAGGAAGTTGCTTCTCTgcatgaaatggaaatgaaattgagagaCCCAG GATTTATCTCCTTTGCTGTGATCATAACTGTGATCTCCTTGGTGCTGATTCTGATTGTAGCTCCCAAGAAAGGACAGACCAATATATTGGTCTACATTTCAATCTGTTCATTGATTGGagcattttcagtttcttctgtcAAGGGCCTGGGAATTGCCATTAAGGAACTACTGGAATGGAAGCCCATTTATAAGCATCCCCTGGTCTTTGTTTTGCTGGCTGTACTCGTGCTTTCAGTGACAACACAGATTAACTATCTCAACAAGGCACTGGACACCTTTAACACATCTCTTGTGACTCCCATTTATTATGTGTTCTTCACTTCCATGGTAGTAACTTGCTCCACCATCTTATTCCAAGAATGGTATGGCATGAATGCTGGAGATATCATCGGGACTTTGAGTGGGTTCTTCACCATTATCAATGGCATCTTCCTTCTACatgcttttaaaaacactgaCATTACCTGGAGTGATCTGACATCCACTACTCAGAAAGAAGTCCTCTCTCTGAATGGCAATGAAGACAAATACGTCTTACTAGAGAATGTAGAATGTTCAGCCCCAGGATATGACGATGACATTACCTTGTTTAGCAGGACTGATGATCAAAGTCCCTAG